CGAGGCGTCCAGCGGGCGGTTCTCCCGCAGGTCCTCGCGCAACTCGACCACGTCATACCAAGGTTTCAGTTTCGCCATAAGAGTTCACCGGGGCGAGGGCGCTTCACACCTTATGGAAGCGGCCAAGATTAGTGTCCAGCATCCAGAACTTGAAGTACCCGTCCGGGAAGGTCGCGCCCTCCCCGCGGTTACCGACGGCGACCACAGTTTCGCCCTTGAGCGCGGCACGCTGGTCGGGCGGAATGGTTCCGATCACGTCGGCGCAGACGTCGTGGACGAGTTTCCGGCCCTGCTCCCAGTCCGGGCGGTATGCGAACACGACCCGGAACCGTGCCCGCAGGCAGAGTACCTTCCACAGCGAGTACGCGACACGATCGTCGGCCTTGCTGTTCTCCAACTCGAATGCCGCGAGCGGGAACGGCCAGCGCCCCGCCGACGCACTCACGAACGCCATCGCATCGATACCCAGGTACTCCTGGCCCATCTGCGGGAGCAGGTCGAGCGGGTGCCCCTTGCCCGCGGCGTGCCAACCGAGGGCCTCGCACGACCTCACTACGGCGCCAGTTAAACACGCGGTCCAGTCCATGAGGTGACCGGACGTGGCGGCGTCCTTTAGCGGCGCGGCGACGGACGGCTTCTGCAGGTGCTGCAGAAACGCATCCTTCCAGGGTTGGAACTGCTCGGCCATCGGCGCTACAGCCCCAGGCTCTTCTTGCGAGTGAGCACGCCCTCGACCCACCGGCGCTCGTCGGTGCCCGGCGGGTACAACGAGGAGAGCGCCTGCGCGAGCTTCCAGAAGTTCGCATTCGTGCCGACGCCGTCGTCCACCAGGAACCGCTTAAGTAACTCGCCGCGTTGGGCGCCGAACATGATCATCGCTTGGTGTACGCGGTCAAGTACGGTCGTCCCGGGCGGCGGGGCCTTCAGGTCGACGACGGTCGTCTTTGTAGTTCCTGCGGACGTCTCGGCTTCTTCCATGCCGGGGATCGGGCCGGTCACCTGCTTCTTCTTTTTGGCGGGCTTGGCCTCGGTTTCTTTCGTATTTTTGCCGAACAGGTGCTGGGTGCGTTCGGCGACGGACAACAGCCGGGCCTTCTCGCCCTTTACCTCGACGATCGTGTCGCTCTTCTCCAGGTGGATGCCGAGCCCCTGCGCGATCTTGCGGGCGGCGTCGAACTCCAGGCTGAACCCGTTGACCTTCACGGCATTCGGCGCATCCTCGTCGGCTTCGTCCACGTCTTCTTCGTCGGCCTTCTCGGGGGTCGGCTTCGCGCCGCCGCCGATCGTCCACAGCCAAACGGCGGTGAGCCGGGCGTCTGGTTCAAGGCCCGAAGTGTCTGCGTCGCGGAAGATGGTCGATATGGCCTCATTCGAGACCGCGGCCCAGACGTGTTCGAGGTACTCCTTGAGCGGAACCGGGTCGCCGTTGGACTTCTCGACGCGCGAATAGCGGGAGAAGATCTCCAGCGCCGGGCCGAGGCACGCGAAGATCGCATCCGCCCCGACCACGCCCTCGCTCACTAGACGGGGCATCCACTCGTGTATTCGCTTCGGTAACTCGGAAAGCACGTCCCGCCAGTCGCCAGCTTCGTCTTTCATGCGCGGGCGGCAAACCAGATGCACGGAAGAGGCAAGCGTACTCTGCCGGACCGCAAGAACCCGGGCCGCGCGTTCCGTATCGATTGGCCACGACGCGGTTACCTGCCAGCCGGCGCGAAGAAGTGCGTTGAGTAGGGATTCCCAAGCGTCGGTTTCGCTATGGGCGAAAACAACAAGGCCGATTGCATCGTTTGCGGTTATCCGCATACATTCGCGAAGGGCAAGCTCCATATTTGTTTCATAAAAATTGCGATCCTTCTGCAAGTGCGCAACTTCTGAATGAGGTAGATTTTGAACGATTTCTAGTGATTTGGGAGTGAGCCTTTCAGATAGCTCTGGGTGATCACTTACTGCCAGCATCCTGCGAAGCCAAACATAGAAAAAGTCCGATAAATCACTGTACGGAATGGAGTAGTAATACGGCGGATCTGTAATCATCGCATGAACTGAATCGTCCGCGAGTGGGTGTTCGGTCGCCGAATTGCAGTTAACGGTCCCAGTGGACACCTGCTCAACAGAGTTGTATTCAACGACGAGGCGAACCCAGTTTAGCGCCCCTTCAAAATTCCCCGAACCATCAGCGAAAGGTTGGCATTCGGGCCATTCCCAAACAATCGGGAGGGCCTGTCGGCCGAATGTGTGAGCAATGAATTCGCCAGATGTTGACCATACGGTAAGAGATGTAAGATAATCGGCCTGTCGATCAACTGCAAATGCTAGAAGCGTTTGGACGGCCCTTGCGAATCGTGATTCCAACCGGTCGGAAAATTCGGCGCGAAGTTGTGCGACATAACGTGCAAGTGTCGTCAGCGTGAGCGCTTGACGAGGTGTGAATATTTCAGCAAAGCCATTAATGC
The Gemmata palustris DNA segment above includes these coding regions:
- a CDS encoding DUF1156 domain-containing protein — encoded protein: MHYPKRLIEVDLPIARISAHARREKSIRHGHISTLHIWWARRPLAACRAVICASLWPDPADPLCPQVFRDAAAQHILAFAQRVYPKGITSEKEQLQKSASEASLTRWEVMAKAGKPLDATDPDALNVLRFALLDFIADFANWDNSTVPAYLETSRALTQAAHEALGGEKGTRPLVADPFAGGGSIPLEALRVGADAFASDLNPVAVLLNKVVLEYIPKYGQKLADEVRKWGAWVKEQAEKELAEFYPKDEDGATPIAYLWARTVTCDSALGGCGAEVPLIRSLWLAKKGERSVALKIVPNKEAKLIEFEIITKATPKDVGNGIAQRGSATCPCCGFTTPVKSVRVQLKQRRGGAADARLFCVVTTKPDVQGRFYRLPTERDLEVVRKASIELERRKSEHTGVLSLVPDEKFTGIEPRRIPLPQYGINGFAEIFTPRQALTLTTLARYVAQLRAEFSDRLESRFARAVQTLLAFAVDRQADYLTSLTVWSTSGEFIAHTFGRQALPIVWEWPECQPFADGSGNFEGALNWVRLVVEYNSVEQVSTGTVNCNSATEHPLADDSVHAMITDPPYYYSIPYSDLSDFFYVWLRRMLAVSDHPELSERLTPKSLEIVQNLPHSEVAHLQKDRNFYETNMELALRECMRITANDAIGLVVFAHSETDAWESLLNALLRAGWQVTASWPIDTERAARVLAVRQSTLASSVHLVCRPRMKDEAGDWRDVLSELPKRIHEWMPRLVSEGVVGADAIFACLGPALEIFSRYSRVEKSNGDPVPLKEYLEHVWAAVSNEAISTIFRDADTSGLEPDARLTAVWLWTIGGGAKPTPEKADEEDVDEADEDAPNAVKVNGFSLEFDAARKIAQGLGIHLEKSDTIVEVKGEKARLLSVAERTQHLFGKNTKETEAKPAKKKKQVTGPIPGMEEAETSAGTTKTTVVDLKAPPPGTTVLDRVHQAMIMFGAQRGELLKRFLVDDGVGTNANFWKLAQALSSLYPPGTDERRWVEGVLTRKKSLGL